The window TCAAGGTTCCCTGTCGGTTCGTCGGCAAGGAGTATTTTCGGTTTATTCACCATGGCCCTTGCTATTGCCACTCTCTGCATTTCACCGCCAGAGATCTGTCCCGGGAGATGGTCCTTCCGGTGGTCTATACCAAGAAGTGCCATCAGTTTTTCCGTCTCCTTTTCCGTGCCCGGCTTGCGGTAAAATGTAAGGGGAAGCATCACGTTTTCCGCGACGCTTAAGGTCGGGATGAGATAGAAATTCTGAAAAATATATCCGAATGTTTCCCTTCTTATTTTTGTCAATTCACGTTCGGAAAGGCGTTTTTTATTACCGAAAATTGACCGGCCATCGAGGTATAGCTCTCCTGACGTGGGATTATCGAGACAACCGAGAAGGTTGATCAGTGTCGTTTTGCCGGACCCTGAAGGCCCAATGATGGAAACAAAATCCCCGGCGTTGATCCGGAAAGAGACATTATTCACGGAAATTACTTCTTCAACTCCGCGGGAATATATCCTGGTAAGATTTATTGCTTCTATCACGTTCTGGCTCATCTGCCCGCCTCCCCTCTGATCGCTTCCAAAGGCCTGATCCTTCCTGCCCTCCATGCGGGATAAATACCGCTTAAGAGTCCGATACAAAGGATTCCAATCAGAGTGATTAAGATAAGCTTCAGATCAATGAGTACGAGACCGCCTCCAGGGGCGTAAGGCAGGATACGGCGCATTACAATGTCTGTTACCCTTGAAAGCGTAAGGGCAAAGACAATGCCGAGGACACCGCCTACAGCACAAAGCATGAGGGTTTCCATCCAGATCAGTTTAAATATGTCCCAGGGCATGGCGCCGATGGTTTTTAGAATGCCGATCTCCTGGAATCTTTCCCAGACTGACGTGAGGATTGTGTTTACCACCCCGACCATGGCAATCATAATAGCAATAATTGCTATGGAGAGAACCATCACCTTTGCTGTGGAAATCAGCTTCATAATGGTGTCTTTCACCTGTGCCAGACTCACTATCTGGACATCAGGGAGCTTATATAGCTTTTCTTCGAGGCGTCCGCTGTCAACACCCTTTTTCAATTTGATGCCTATGGTAGTAATTTCGTTAGGTTTGTTAAATATCTTCTGCAGTGTATTTAGGGGTACAAAGACTGTTCCGTCATCCTGTGTGCCTGTTCTGTCAAGTATGCCCACTACCTTGAACTGGACGTTCTTTTCCGGCATAAGGATCATATCGCCCACTTCGCGCTGTTCAAGTTCGGCCGCCTCAAAACCCATGACAGCCTCATGGCTGTTTGTATCAGTAAACCACTTGCCCTGTCTGAATTTGAGAAAGGGTTTCATTTCGGCAAAGCTTTTGGGTTCCACGCCGAAGTATCCGGCTATGCCGCCGTTTGCACCTTTATTCGGATCAAATACCGCTGACATAAGGATCGGCGTGATCTTCTCCACTTCAGATTCTTTCACGATGTCCTTCATGATGGACTCATCCATATAGCGCAATCCTGTTCCTCCCTTGAGCATCAGTGTAGCTGCTTCATAGGGACAGCCTTTGGCCATAATCATCAGTTGAAAACCCATGTTGTCAATATCCCTGTTGAGAGATGTCTCATAACCGCGGTTGAATCCCAGTAGGCTTACAAGGACCCATGCGGAAAGGGCGATGCCGACCATAGTCAAAAGACTCCGCACTTTTTTTCTGAAGAGATTTTTATAAGCTACCTGGAATATGGTGATCATTTATTTCGTGCCTCCTTCGGAAGATTGTACCGGTTGTACGGAAAGAACAAACTCATCCATAAGGATAAGGTTTTTTTTCGTGGCCCTGAGTGCCGCCCTGAAATCAGCCTCGGCCTCCGGTGCAGGATTCTTTATTGCATCTATCTTTCCTGAAGACTTGCCCGAAGCTACATCGTAATGGGCGAAATCTTTTAAGGTCAGGCCGACGAATTGCTTTCCGAACTTCTGATCCCGCAGCTTTCCGGCATACTGGCTCGTCATTTTTTGTATATAGAATCCCCTGATGGTTCCTTCGAGGTTCAGTACCAGGAATACCTGGATGCCCCCGAATTGGCCTTTCTGGTTTACCCCGTGGATGTAACCGATCTTCTTTTTATCAGCATAAATTTCATAGATCGTATAGGGGACATCTATGGTCTCGTAAATACCCTGGAATTTAACCCCAAGCCGTGTTTCCACTATTGTAAGGAGTTTTTCTCCTCCTTTTTTCTGAATTGAGGTGTAGATAGTCTTATACCCGGTTGATTCCGGGAAGAGTCTTGCCACATCACGGTCAGGGTCGTTCAGATCGCAGCCCACCGCGCCGAATACTGCCGTGCAACAGGTTAAAATAAGGAAAAAGGCTAAAACTATATGTTTTTTCATTGAAAAATCCTTTACTTTATTAATCATATCACCGGTATATAGAAATAAAATTGCAAAACAACGCTATTGTCGCTCCTGCTGTGGTCGTACTGATACATCATGCGGACTGTGAGATTAGACGTGACCAGACTTGAAACACAAAACGCCGCCAGCCAATTTTTATCGTCCCCGAACTTCCAATACGTCGGCTGTACCTCTATTTTGAGCCGTCCCTCGGGGTCGGCATTGAAGCCTAACCGGTACATCAGTGCATATGTGTCCTGATCAAGCCACGTTCCTGTGAGTACATCAAAACGATGTTCAAAGCGGTTCCTTAAAATTGTCAGGTCAGCCCCGGTAAGTCTCATCTCCTGAGGCTTCTGATCTCTCAGGCTGTAGCCCATGGTATCAAGCGTGTTCCCGTAACCGAGGGAAAAACCCAGGTTGAAATTATCCTGACTTAGGACACCATAGGAAATCCTGGTTGCAGCCATGGAATTGCCCTTCGTATATACTGGCATACCTGAACCAGTGGTGAGACTGGCTGAAACATCTCCCCAGGAGAAATCCTTGGAGAGCCCACCACCCCAGTCACGGTCATATCCAAAGCCCTGTACAGCAAGAGTGCGAAGCAGCAGACCGTGGCTGTCGAAGTAGGACCCGAGTCCGAAGGCAGGACGGTTATGCCCGACCCACACATAAGGCCCTGGGGTCTTCACCTTAAAATATGCGTTATATACCTGGGGCTCCCACTTTATACCGTTTGCCCCGTCCAACCCGTTGATAGTCAAAGCAGCGCGAGCCTGGAGGGCGAAGGTGCCCCAATCTCCGGACTCGCTTGAAAATCGTTTTAAATAATCGAAGCCCACACTCGGTTTCTGCATCTCTGCATCCGGGTTCATTGAATAGTAAACCGGCTTTCTCAGTTCGGAAGAATAGCCGGCAACTCCCTGGGCTTCGAAATAGAGAAGCTGATCCGCAGCCTGGACTGTATTAGTAACAAATAAAAGAACTGCGTATGCAATGAGGATTCTAAACGTTAAAATTGTATCTACCCCTTGCGACGACTTTTCCATCTCTCATGACAGTAAGTTTAATTTCCCAATCCCCGGGCATTACGATGTTTATAGGCAGGAGGTAGTCCCCTTTCTTTGAAAGCACAAACGGCCGGTCTCCCGTTGCATGGGCGCCTCTCATGGAAGGCATATCAGATTCAGCTTTCACTTCGAAAGAGGTATCTTTCTTGCCTTCCTTTGTAAATATTTCCACCTTCATAATCACTGTGCCGAGCTTTGGCGTTTTATCAAAGCCATATATTAGATAATAGCCGTTTCCTATCTGTACTTTTTTACCTGGTTCGGGCATGGCAGGATAAGCCGATGCCACTTCAGCGGCAGCATGGGCACTTTGGTATATAAACGGTAATAATACAACCAACGAGAGAAAAATAAAAAAGATGCTTTTTTTCATATAAATCATAAAATTACCTCCCTTATAGTAAAACGGTTTAGTGATATCCTCACAATTTTCATATATAAGCACAAATGCCTATTAAGTCAAGGAAGTCTATGGGAGTATCTGCCCCTCAGATAAATCATTTAAGGGTTATGATGTAGATGGGATAATGAGCGGCATTGTGAACGACGATCGATTTTCTGGAATAGTAGGAAATTCAATACGGACAGGGCACAACGTGATTTTACTTCTAAAAATATCTTCTGAGATTCAGGCAGCTATCCAGGCAAGAAATCTCTCTGTCTCGCAGGTATATATCTCCATATGATCTGGAAGGGAAGAGAGTTTAAAAAGTAGAATTCCTTCGTTTTATTAATCAGTAATTACTTGACAAACATTTTACCTTAAAGTATATTATTCATATAATATTTGTATGATATTAAATATCATAAAGAACAAGGAGCGTAAATACTATGAAAATCTCGACAAAAGGAAGGTATGGGCTTCGGGCAATGATTGATCTTGCAACACACGGAATACCAGGAACGCCTGTGTTTCTCTCGGATATTGCGAAAAGGCAGGGCTTATCCGACAAATATCTTGAGCACATATTCGGCGCTCTCCATAAAGCAGGCCTTGTAAAGGCCATGAGAGGGAGAAACGGCGGGTACCTGCTCAGCAGACTACCTGATGAGATTACATTGAATGAAATACTCACAATCCTGGAAGGCCCTTGCAGCCTTGTCGATTGTGTGAGCGATACCAAAGCGTGTCCTAAAACGGAGATGTGCGTTACAAGAGAGATATGGACAATGCTGGGTGCCAAAATTGAAGAGGTGTTGAATGGATTTACCCTTGCAGCGCTGGCAGATAGACAGAAGGAGATAAACCAGCAGGATGTTTTTATGTACAATATCTAAATAATAGTGAGGGACTATAGAGATTAGAGTAGATAATTTAAGGAGGATCAATGCATGACTAATAGGAGATTGGAAACATCGGCAATCCATGCAGGCCAGGAAAGTCCTGATCCGGCTACCGGCGCACGGGCGGTTCCCATATACCAGACAGCTTCATATGTATTCAACAACACAGAACATGCGGCAGACCTTTTTGCCTTGAAAGCCTGCGGGTAGGCAGCAAAGTCATTGTCGGGATTCCCAACTTTGCTTATATAAAAGCCAGATTCCAGATATGCCTCACGGGAAAGGTGCCAATAACACC of the Pseudomonadota bacterium genome contains:
- a CDS encoding ABC transporter ATP-binding protein produces the protein MSQNVIEAINLTRIYSRGVEEVISVNNVSFRINAGDFVSIIGPSGSGKTTLINLLGCLDNPTSGELYLDGRSIFGNKKRLSERELTKIRRETFGYIFQNFYLIPTLSVAENVMLPLTFYRKPGTEKETEKLMALLGIDHRKDHLPGQISGGEMQRVAIARAMVNKPKILLADEPTGNLDTKRSEEIVKVLQGLSRSEGLTVIMVTHNQELARYADRMLEMRDGQISEIEVKAQSNTL
- a CDS encoding ABC transporter permease; translated protein: MITIFQVAYKNLFRKKVRSLLTMVGIALSAWVLVSLLGFNRGYETSLNRDIDNMGFQLMIMAKGCPYEAATLMLKGGTGLRYMDESIMKDIVKESEVEKITPILMSAVFDPNKGANGGIAGYFGVEPKSFAEMKPFLKFRQGKWFTDTNSHEAVMGFEAAELEQREVGDMILMPEKNVQFKVVGILDRTGTQDDGTVFVPLNTLQKIFNKPNEITTIGIKLKKGVDSGRLEEKLYKLPDVQIVSLAQVKDTIMKLISTAKVMVLSIAIIAIMIAMVGVVNTILTSVWERFQEIGILKTIGAMPWDIFKLIWMETLMLCAVGGVLGIVFALTLSRVTDIVMRRILPYAPGGGLVLIDLKLILITLIGILCIGLLSGIYPAWRAGRIRPLEAIRGEAGR
- a CDS encoding RrF2 family transcriptional regulator, with the protein product MKISTKGRYGLRAMIDLATHGIPGTPVFLSDIAKRQGLSDKYLEHIFGALHKAGLVKAMRGRNGGYLLSRLPDEITLNEILTILEGPCSLVDCVSDTKACPKTEMCVTREIWTMLGAKIEEVLNGFTLAALADRQKEINQQDVFMYNI